In a single window of the Streptomyces sp. NBC_00353 genome:
- a CDS encoding DinB family protein, with the protein MATPPRLIPLLQQFDFARGRLADRLTGPVMDSGNGTDVEVASMTDEEYLWEPVAGCWSVRRRTAGPGPGATVLVGAGDWGRDATPPPHPTPPPFTTLAWRLSHLSELLALRADHTIGSHTLTRDDYVVAGDAAGAVAAFEAAATAWREALLGADDAALDTVGHSTYPHGSDPEDPFIETVWWVNQELLHHGAEIALIRDLFRARRG; encoded by the coding sequence ATGGCGACACCACCACGCCTGATCCCTCTGCTGCAGCAGTTCGACTTCGCACGGGGGCGCCTCGCCGACCGTTTGACCGGCCCCGTCATGGACAGCGGCAACGGCACGGACGTCGAGGTCGCGTCGATGACCGACGAGGAGTACCTCTGGGAGCCGGTGGCGGGCTGCTGGTCGGTCCGGCGGCGCACGGCGGGGCCGGGGCCCGGAGCGACCGTTCTCGTCGGCGCGGGTGACTGGGGCCGCGACGCGACACCTCCGCCGCACCCCACGCCGCCGCCGTTCACCACCCTGGCGTGGCGGCTGAGTCACCTGAGCGAGTTGCTCGCCCTCCGCGCCGACCACACGATCGGCAGCCACACCCTGACGCGGGACGACTACGTGGTCGCCGGGGACGCCGCCGGGGCGGTCGCGGCCTTCGAAGCCGCCGCCACCGCTTGGCGGGAGGCACTGCTCGGCGCCGACGACGCGGCGCTCGACACCGTGGGACACAGCACGTACCCGCACGGCAGCGACCCGGAGGATCCATTCATCGAAACGGTCTGGTGGGTCAATCAGGAACTGCTGCACCACGGTGCCGAGATCGCTCTGATCCGCGACCTGTTCCGCGCGCGGCGGGGCTGA
- a CDS encoding GH92 family glycosyl hydrolase, which yields MALRRLPVARRFGARTAAVILTGALAAAFMPPAAEAATGLVPHPAAYVDPLIGTANGGNTYPGATLPYGMIGWSPTSTRGDQTSTGAANGYDYGTTRLRGLSLTHVNGAGCNPGAAGDVPIMPFVGDVTSSPSADTKDAVYAANFSHDNERAVPGRYTLGLDNGATADLAVSRRSGVADFTFPAGKPANLLFRVSNSLNGSEDAEVAIDPVHHKVTGSVLTGAFCGRRANGGTNNRKSYYRLYFSASFDRGFSSTGTWRDGTLTPGATTGSGGEGYATGADRAGRGSGGWVGFDTGADDDVHMRIGISYVSLAGAEANLKEEVAPHAGVDDVAADARRTWDRELRSVRIGGGSTAQRTTFYTALYHSLMQPNLISDTDGRYPGMDGAPHRVKRGQGAQYSNFSGWDQYRAQIQLLALLKPEIAGDFAQSLYNFAQQNGGVWDRWVHINGATHVMTGDPTAATLATFYAMGVRNFDYEGAFESLARQATVPVDDGLSDAGCPGQCTGQRPNLAQYLTSHYAPQDVCHCWGGAAETLEDSVADAALGRWAELLGRDEQAAYFKERGGWWRNVFNSTATDGAGTTGYIQARNVDGSWVTPFNPGSDLGFAQGTSATYTWMVPQDVQGLAEAMGGRDRAAQRLDAFFHKADGSWSVKGGDALRYDPTNEPGIHAPWLYNALGQPWKTQATVRQILDTVYGTGPAGLPGNDDLGTMSAWYVFSALGLYPQTPGSATMLLGTPLFPDALIDRAHGRDITIVAPDADAGHPYVDAVRVNGRTSDRSWTDASLVTRGGTLAFRLAGAPDSSWGTATSGLPR from the coding sequence ATGGCCCTCAGACGGTTGCCCGTGGCGAGGCGTTTCGGCGCGCGAACGGCCGCCGTGATCCTCACCGGCGCGCTCGCTGCGGCGTTCATGCCTCCGGCCGCCGAGGCGGCCACCGGCCTGGTCCCGCACCCCGCCGCCTACGTCGATCCGCTGATCGGCACCGCGAACGGCGGCAACACCTACCCGGGCGCCACGCTCCCGTACGGCATGATCGGCTGGTCGCCGACAAGCACCAGAGGGGATCAGACCAGCACCGGCGCTGCCAATGGATACGACTACGGCACCACCCGGCTGCGCGGACTGAGCCTGACCCATGTGAACGGCGCCGGGTGCAACCCGGGCGCCGCCGGTGACGTACCGATCATGCCGTTCGTCGGGGACGTCACCTCCTCGCCGTCCGCCGACACCAAGGACGCTGTCTACGCCGCGAACTTCTCGCACGACAACGAGCGTGCCGTGCCGGGCCGTTACACCCTCGGGCTGGACAACGGCGCCACCGCCGACCTGGCGGTCAGCCGCCGCTCAGGCGTGGCCGACTTCACCTTCCCGGCCGGCAAGCCCGCCAACCTGCTCTTCCGGGTCTCCAACTCGCTCAACGGCAGCGAGGACGCGGAGGTCGCCATCGATCCCGTACACCACAAGGTGACCGGCTCGGTGCTCACCGGCGCGTTCTGCGGGCGGCGCGCCAACGGTGGTACCAACAACCGCAAGAGCTACTACCGGCTCTACTTCAGCGCCTCCTTCGACCGTGGCTTCTCCTCGACCGGTACCTGGAGGGACGGCACGCTCACCCCGGGCGCGACCACGGGCAGCGGCGGCGAGGGCTACGCCACCGGCGCCGACCGGGCCGGCCGGGGCTCCGGCGGCTGGGTCGGGTTCGACACCGGTGCCGACGACGACGTCCACATGCGGATCGGCATCTCGTACGTCAGCCTGGCGGGGGCTGAGGCCAACCTCAAGGAGGAAGTGGCCCCGCACGCCGGAGTCGACGACGTGGCGGCCGACGCGCGCCGCACCTGGGACCGGGAGCTGCGCTCCGTACGCATCGGCGGCGGCAGCACCGCGCAGCGCACGACCTTCTACACCGCGCTGTATCACTCCCTCATGCAGCCCAACCTGATCAGCGACACGGACGGCCGCTACCCGGGTATGGACGGCGCGCCGCACCGGGTGAAGCGCGGACAGGGAGCGCAGTACAGCAACTTCTCCGGGTGGGACCAGTACCGCGCCCAGATCCAGCTGCTGGCACTGCTCAAGCCCGAGATCGCCGGCGACTTCGCCCAGTCGCTGTACAACTTCGCGCAGCAGAACGGCGGGGTGTGGGACCGCTGGGTGCACATCAACGGTGCCACGCATGTGATGACCGGAGACCCGACGGCGGCCACCCTGGCCACCTTCTACGCGATGGGCGTACGGAACTTCGACTACGAAGGCGCCTTCGAGTCCCTCGCACGCCAGGCGACCGTCCCCGTCGACGACGGTCTCTCCGATGCGGGATGCCCCGGCCAGTGCACCGGGCAGCGGCCCAATCTGGCGCAGTACCTGACGTCGCACTACGCACCCCAGGACGTGTGCCACTGCTGGGGCGGCGCGGCGGAGACGCTGGAGGACTCGGTGGCCGACGCGGCTCTCGGCCGCTGGGCCGAACTGCTCGGACGTGATGAGCAGGCCGCGTACTTCAAGGAGCGCGGCGGCTGGTGGCGCAACGTGTTCAACTCCACGGCCACCGACGGCGCCGGGACCACCGGTTACATCCAGGCGCGCAACGTCGACGGTTCGTGGGTGACCCCGTTCAACCCCGGGAGCGACCTCGGTTTCGCGCAGGGCACCAGCGCCACGTACACCTGGATGGTTCCGCAGGACGTGCAGGGGCTGGCCGAGGCCATGGGCGGCCGGGACCGGGCCGCTCAGCGGCTCGACGCCTTCTTCCACAAGGCCGACGGATCCTGGTCGGTGAAGGGCGGCGACGCGCTGCGCTACGACCCGACCAACGAGCCCGGCATCCACGCCCCTTGGCTCTACAACGCCCTGGGACAGCCGTGGAAGACGCAGGCGACGGTGCGTCAGATCCTCGACACCGTCTACGGTACGGGCCCTGCCGGCCTGCCCGGCAATGACGATCTGGGGACCATGTCCGCGTGGTATGTCTTCTCGGCGCTCGGGCTGTACCCGCAGACGCCGGGCAGCGCCACGATGCTGCTGGGCACCCCGCTCTTCCCGGACGCGTTGATCGACCGCGCACACGGCAGGGACATCACGATCGTTGCCCCGGACGCCGACGCCGGCCATCCGTACGTCGACGCGGTTCGGGTCAACGGGCGTACAAGCGACCGGTCCTGGACGGACGCGAGCCTGGTCACCCGTGGCGGCACCCTCGCCTTCCGGTTGGCTGGAGCACCCGACTCCAGCTGGGGCACGGCAACGTCCGGACTGCCGCGGTAG
- a CDS encoding LamG-like jellyroll fold domain-containing protein, with protein sequence MRRQLPRPRVLFRSMACTAALLIPLGATLVPAAAAAPAAAVPASAASTATAKAFADDDPTADVHGLKGEYFRMSAPGARDFAELGGVALDPEINFPGLTGAFESTTGRTENTTARWTGSITAPETGDYTFAASGDNGFRLSIDGNVVIDHWLPDWDNEQTSRPVALTAGEPHQFRLEMFQDTGGANMFLRWSSAKLKKQIVPESAFTPPADFEVYPVALSVAEDGRRLQATFEDEVKNLGSVQDHLAIEADTSPMPVKSVVKASNNSHAVIVDLTAPVQKGQQVRVAYDGKGGLQAGGETVPQISRTAKNLSTHRLTTTWGDKLDRNHPLPEYPRPQQVRDRWKNLNGPWEFAGATADEQPVFGKKLGERITVPFPVESQLSGLERHEDHMFYRKLVTVPKSWSVGKGKDGRRLKLNFGAVDYRSVVWVNGTKVAEHTGGYTSFSADITDAIKGSGPQEIVVAVTDTTGPDQPKGKQSSNPGGIVYTASSGIWQTVWMEPVAAASVDSLTTTPDIDKSTLAVTVNSAAASSGARVTAVARDTKGRVVGTVSGRANTPLSLPVSKQHLWTPDDPYLYDLDVTLTDGRSKDTVDSYFGMRSIGIAKVGGYQKLVLNGKPFYSLAMLDQGFWPDGLYTQPSDAALTFDLKAQKDLGFNAVRKHIKVESARWYYHADQLGLLVWQDFVSSDITGEKGRQAFLSQGEQMMQQLHNSPSIGGWIVFNEGWGEWDRTETGKIAESVKAADPSRVVNAHSGVNCCSSKGDSGKGDIIDHHDYLNREAPFPDDRAAMDGEHGGFTLRTPGHMWPGAPAAIYSGVADKDALTAKYVDNTRTYYLAAADAELSGSVYTQVSDLENELNGLWTYDRREIKVDPGKVREINQQVIAAGATAGHRDEVKGGAGWPLDEGKGTTSADLGPNHSSLTLSEGTSWTPGVHGSALKFNGQGQYAQTGGPAVDTTGNYTVSAWVSLDSLPGNYATAVSQDGRRTENPFYLQYGQGAFAFSTPGGNRARLEMKPELGTWYHLVGVRDGDEVKLYLDGKLVSTTAAGPADVSTGPLSVGRAQYAGQKGDFWNGSIDQVSVFDRALTADEVSALHDSEQP encoded by the coding sequence TTGAGACGACAACTGCCCCGCCCCCGAGTCCTGTTCAGATCGATGGCCTGTACGGCCGCGCTGCTGATTCCCCTCGGGGCCACTCTGGTTCCTGCCGCTGCCGCCGCCCCTGCTGCCGCCGTCCCCGCGAGCGCCGCATCGACCGCCACCGCGAAGGCCTTCGCCGACGACGACCCGACCGCCGATGTGCACGGGCTGAAGGGCGAGTACTTCCGCATGTCCGCGCCGGGCGCCCGCGACTTCGCCGAGCTCGGCGGAGTCGCACTCGACCCGGAGATCAATTTTCCCGGTCTGACCGGGGCGTTCGAGTCCACTACGGGCAGGACGGAGAACACCACAGCCCGCTGGACCGGCAGCATCACAGCCCCCGAGACGGGTGACTACACCTTCGCCGCCAGCGGCGACAACGGCTTCAGGCTCTCCATCGACGGAAACGTCGTCATCGACCACTGGCTGCCGGACTGGGACAACGAGCAGACCAGCAGGCCGGTTGCCCTCACCGCGGGCGAGCCGCACCAGTTCCGCCTGGAGATGTTCCAGGACACCGGCGGCGCCAACATGTTCCTGCGCTGGTCCAGTGCGAAGCTCAAGAAGCAGATCGTTCCCGAGTCCGCCTTCACGCCGCCGGCCGACTTCGAGGTCTACCCGGTCGCACTGAGCGTTGCGGAGGACGGACGGCGCCTGCAGGCGACCTTCGAGGACGAGGTCAAGAACCTCGGCTCCGTGCAGGACCACCTTGCCATCGAGGCCGACACCTCGCCCATGCCGGTGAAGTCCGTGGTCAAGGCGTCCAACAACTCCCACGCCGTGATCGTCGACCTGACCGCGCCCGTCCAGAAGGGTCAGCAGGTCCGGGTGGCGTACGACGGGAAGGGCGGGCTCCAGGCCGGCGGCGAGACGGTTCCCCAGATCAGCCGTACGGCGAAGAACCTCTCCACGCACCGGCTGACCACGACCTGGGGCGACAAGCTCGACCGCAACCACCCGCTGCCCGAGTACCCCCGCCCGCAGCAGGTGCGTGACCGGTGGAAGAACCTCAACGGCCCGTGGGAGTTCGCCGGCGCCACCGCCGACGAGCAGCCGGTCTTCGGCAAGAAGCTCGGCGAGCGCATCACCGTACCGTTCCCGGTCGAGTCGCAGCTCTCCGGACTCGAACGCCATGAAGACCACATGTTCTACCGCAAGCTCGTGACCGTTCCCAAGAGCTGGTCCGTCGGCAAGGGCAAGGACGGCAGGCGGCTGAAGCTCAACTTCGGCGCCGTCGACTACCGGTCGGTGGTCTGGGTCAACGGCACGAAGGTCGCCGAACACACCGGTGGCTACACCTCCTTCAGCGCCGACATCACCGACGCGATCAAGGGCAGCGGCCCGCAGGAGATCGTCGTCGCCGTCACCGACACCACCGGCCCCGACCAGCCGAAGGGGAAGCAGTCCAGCAACCCGGGTGGCATCGTCTACACCGCGTCCTCCGGAATCTGGCAGACGGTGTGGATGGAGCCGGTCGCCGCGGCCTCCGTGGACTCGCTGACCACGACGCCGGACATCGACAAGAGCACCCTCGCCGTGACCGTCAACTCCGCCGCCGCTTCGTCCGGCGCCCGCGTCACGGCGGTCGCCCGCGACACCAAGGGACGGGTCGTCGGCACGGTCAGCGGCCGGGCCAACACCCCGCTGAGCCTGCCCGTCAGCAAGCAGCACCTCTGGACCCCCGACGACCCGTACCTCTACGACCTCGACGTCACCCTGACGGACGGCCGTTCCAAGGACACCGTCGACAGCTATTTCGGGATGCGCTCCATCGGGATCGCGAAGGTGGGCGGCTACCAGAAGCTTGTTCTCAACGGGAAGCCGTTCTACTCGCTCGCCATGCTGGACCAGGGATTCTGGCCCGACGGTCTCTACACGCAGCCCAGCGACGCCGCGCTCACCTTCGACCTCAAGGCACAGAAGGACCTCGGCTTCAACGCCGTGCGCAAGCACATCAAGGTGGAGTCCGCCCGCTGGTACTACCACGCCGACCAGCTCGGCCTGCTGGTCTGGCAGGACTTCGTCTCCAGCGACATCACCGGTGAGAAGGGCCGGCAGGCCTTCCTCTCCCAGGGCGAGCAGATGATGCAGCAGCTCCACAACTCGCCGTCGATCGGTGGCTGGATCGTCTTCAACGAGGGCTGGGGCGAGTGGGACCGCACCGAGACCGGGAAGATCGCCGAGTCGGTCAAGGCGGCCGACCCGTCCCGTGTCGTCAACGCCCACAGCGGTGTCAACTGCTGCTCCTCGAAGGGTGACTCGGGCAAGGGCGACATCATCGACCACCACGACTACCTCAACCGCGAGGCGCCGTTCCCGGACGACCGTGCCGCGATGGACGGTGAGCACGGCGGCTTCACGCTCCGTACCCCTGGACACATGTGGCCGGGGGCGCCGGCCGCGATCTACAGCGGTGTGGCGGACAAGGACGCCCTGACGGCCAAGTACGTCGACAACACCCGCACGTACTACCTGGCGGCGGCCGACGCCGAGCTGTCCGGCTCGGTCTACACCCAGGTCAGCGACCTGGAGAACGAGCTGAACGGACTCTGGACCTACGACCGGCGCGAGATCAAGGTCGACCCCGGGAAGGTGCGGGAGATCAACCAGCAGGTCATCGCCGCCGGTGCGACCGCCGGACACCGCGACGAGGTGAAGGGCGGCGCCGGCTGGCCGCTCGATGAGGGCAAGGGTACGACCTCCGCCGACCTCGGCCCCAACCACAGCAGCCTCACGCTGAGCGAGGGCACCTCCTGGACACCTGGTGTGCACGGTTCCGCGCTGAAGTTCAACGGTCAGGGACAGTACGCCCAGACCGGTGGTCCAGCCGTCGACACCACCGGGAACTACACGGTCTCGGCATGGGTGTCGCTGGACTCGCTCCCGGGCAACTACGCGACCGCCGTGAGCCAGGACGGCAGGCGGACCGAGAATCCGTTCTACCTCCAGTACGGGCAGGGCGCCTTCGCGTTCAGCACGCCGGGCGGCAACCGGGCGCGGCTAGAGATGAAGCCGGAACTCGGCACCTGGTACCACCTCGTGGGTGTGCGCGACGGTGACGAGGTGAAGCTCTACCTCGACGGGAAGCTCGTGTCGACCACCGCGGCCGGTCCCGCCGACGTCAGCACCGGACCGCTCTCCGTGGGCCGCGCCCAGTACGCCGGCCAGAAGGGCGACTTCTGGAACGGTTCCATCGACCAGGTGAGCGTGTTCGACAGGGCTCTCACCGCCGACGAGGTGAGCGCACTCCACGACAGCGAGCAGCCGTAG
- a CDS encoding RICIN domain-containing protein encodes MPLNRRQLMTSALATAAATTATGRWATTATAAGNRVAAAHGGHYSPNAAPLHPTAFLKLPPGRITARGWLAGQLRLQLDGLCGHYEEFSHFLDFTATGWVRPELGGWEEVPYWLRGYTDLAIVTGDAKALASVRRWFDGILTTQRPDGFFGPKALRTSLNGGPDFWPFLPLVQALRSWQEYSGDSRIIPFLSRFFRYMNAQGPGAFNTSWIALRWGDGLDSVFWLFNRTGDSFLLDLADKIHANGANWADNLVNLHNVNIAQGFREPAQYALRSGSADDTRATYGTYGKVMDQYGQFPGGGFAGDENARPGHRDPRQGFETCGIVEFMASHQLLTRITGDPLWADRCEELAFNSLPASLDPSGRAIHYITSANSVDLDNVPKSGRQFQNGFAMQAYLPGVDQYRCCPHNYGMGWPYFVEELWLATPDGGLAAAMYAACEVTAKVADGTEVTVTEETGYPFTDSVSLTVRTPKHLRFPLVLRVPAWCSEPEIRVNGRRVGAPAGPAFTRIERNWSDGDKVTLRFPQRTTVRTWADNHGAVSVDRGPLTYSLRIGEEYRRIGGTEQFPEYEVHATGAWNYGLVLDEQQPTASLRHRSTGRPPGDNPFTLEGTPLTMTARARRIPEWTADSEHVVAPLQDSPALSTEPLEEVTLVPMGAARLRITAFPTAEPDAPRWLSDGWYRIRNLHSGKVLGVDNMSTADSAHVVQFSDNGTDDHLWQLVPNGDGWYRIRNRHSDKVLGVDNMSTADSAHVVQFSDNGTDDHLWQLVPNGDGWYRIRNRHSDKVLGVDNMSTADSAHVVQFGDNGTDDHLWQLLAP; translated from the coding sequence ATGCCCCTGAACCGCAGACAGCTCATGACCAGCGCACTGGCCACCGCGGCCGCCACGACCGCGACCGGCCGCTGGGCCACGACCGCGACCGCCGCCGGGAACCGGGTGGCAGCCGCCCACGGCGGCCACTACTCCCCCAACGCCGCACCTCTGCACCCGACCGCATTCCTGAAGCTCCCGCCGGGCCGGATCACCGCACGCGGCTGGCTGGCCGGACAACTCCGCCTCCAGCTCGACGGTTTGTGCGGTCACTACGAGGAGTTCTCGCACTTCCTCGACTTCACCGCCACCGGCTGGGTCCGCCCCGAGCTGGGTGGCTGGGAGGAGGTCCCGTACTGGCTGCGCGGGTACACCGATCTCGCGATCGTCACCGGGGACGCCAAGGCCCTTGCGTCGGTACGCCGCTGGTTCGACGGGATCCTCACCACGCAGCGGCCCGACGGCTTCTTCGGCCCCAAGGCGCTGCGTACCTCGCTGAACGGCGGCCCGGACTTCTGGCCGTTCCTCCCGCTCGTCCAGGCGCTCCGCTCGTGGCAGGAGTACAGCGGCGACAGCCGCATCATCCCGTTCCTCAGCAGGTTCTTCCGCTATATGAACGCCCAGGGGCCGGGTGCCTTCAACACGAGCTGGATCGCGCTACGTTGGGGCGACGGCCTGGACAGTGTGTTCTGGCTCTTCAACCGCACCGGGGACTCGTTCCTGCTCGACCTGGCCGACAAGATCCACGCCAACGGGGCGAACTGGGCCGACAATCTGGTCAATCTGCACAACGTCAACATCGCGCAGGGCTTCCGCGAGCCCGCACAGTACGCGCTGCGCAGCGGCTCGGCCGACGACACCCGGGCCACGTACGGGACGTACGGCAAGGTCATGGACCAGTACGGGCAGTTCCCCGGCGGCGGCTTCGCCGGTGACGAGAACGCGCGCCCGGGCCACCGCGATCCACGGCAGGGCTTCGAGACGTGCGGCATCGTCGAGTTCATGGCCAGCCATCAGCTGCTGACCCGGATCACGGGCGACCCGCTCTGGGCAGACCGCTGCGAGGAGCTGGCCTTCAACTCGCTTCCCGCGTCACTGGATCCGTCGGGCCGGGCGATCCACTACATCACCAGCGCGAACAGCGTCGATCTGGACAACGTCCCCAAGAGCGGGCGGCAGTTCCAGAACGGCTTCGCCATGCAGGCGTATCTTCCGGGCGTCGACCAGTACCGCTGCTGCCCGCACAACTACGGCATGGGCTGGCCCTACTTTGTCGAGGAGCTCTGGCTCGCCACCCCGGACGGGGGCCTGGCCGCCGCCATGTACGCCGCGTGCGAGGTCACGGCGAAGGTCGCCGACGGTACGGAGGTCACCGTCACCGAGGAGACCGGCTATCCGTTCACGGACTCGGTCTCGCTGACCGTGAGGACGCCGAAGCACCTGCGGTTCCCGCTGGTGCTGAGAGTTCCCGCCTGGTGCTCCGAGCCCGAGATCAGGGTCAACGGGCGTCGCGTCGGCGCACCGGCGGGCCCGGCCTTCACCCGTATCGAGCGGAACTGGTCCGACGGGGACAAGGTCACCCTGCGATTCCCCCAGCGCACCACCGTGCGCACCTGGGCGGACAACCACGGCGCGGTGAGCGTCGACCGCGGACCGCTCACGTACTCGCTCCGGATCGGGGAGGAGTACCGGCGCATCGGCGGCACCGAACAGTTCCCGGAGTACGAGGTGCACGCCACCGGCGCCTGGAACTACGGCCTCGTACTGGACGAGCAGCAGCCGACCGCATCATTGCGGCACCGCTCCACCGGCCGGCCGCCCGGAGACAACCCCTTCACCCTCGAAGGCACGCCGCTGACCATGACCGCACGCGCGCGCCGCATCCCCGAATGGACGGCGGACAGCGAGCATGTCGTGGCACCGCTCCAGGACAGCCCCGCGCTGAGCACCGAACCGTTGGAAGAGGTCACGCTCGTCCCCATGGGGGCGGCGCGGCTGCGCATCACGGCGTTCCCGACGGCTGAACCCGACGCCCCCCGGTGGCTGTCCGACGGCTGGTACCGGATCCGCAATCTGCACTCGGGCAAGGTCCTGGGCGTCGACAACATGTCCACCGCCGACAGCGCCCACGTCGTCCAGTTCAGCGACAACGGCACCGACGACCACCTCTGGCAACTCGTCCCCAACGGCGACGGCTGGTACCGCATCCGCAACCGCCACTCCGACAAGGTCCTGGGCGTCGACAACATGTCCACCGCCGACAGCGCCCACGTCGTCCAGTTCAGCGACAACGGCACCGACGACCACCTCTGGCAACTCGTCCCCAACGGCGACGGCTGGTACCGCATCCGCAACCGCCACTCCGACAAGGTCCTGGGCGTCGACAACATGTCCACCGCCGACAGCGCCCACGTCGTCCAATTCGGCGACAACGGCACCGACGACCACCTCTGGCAACTGCTGGCTCCGTGA